The following proteins are co-located in the Diaphorobacter sp. HDW4B genome:
- a CDS encoding deoxyguanosinetriphosphate triphosphohydrolase, with product MPTNATTTHSVLASYACHSDQSRGRRFPQPPAPTRSEFQRDRDRIVHSTAFRRLVYKTQVFLNHEGDLFRTRLTHSLEVAQLGRSIARSLWLNEDLVEAICLAHDLGHTPFGHAGQDALNECMKDYGGFEHNLQSLRVVDMLEERYPDYDGINLTFETREGILKHCSRRNAELIEQREPHGVGERFLRGWQPSLEAQLCNLADEIAYNAHDVDDGVRSGLISMEQLCSVPLFERYRLQTLADYPQLQAESGQRRLLNEAIRRMLSDQVYDVIQATSQAIAEHAPRTVDDVRNGPSLVHFSDAMRSESLALKQFLFRELYRHAQVMSTMVHAQQVVKELFAIYFEKPSEMPAAQASQAQAGDVLKRARVVADFIAGMTDRYAGREHERLTGERLLNA from the coding sequence ATGCCGACAAACGCTACGACAACGCATTCTGTTCTCGCTTCCTATGCTTGTCATTCCGATCAAAGCCGCGGGCGTCGCTTTCCTCAGCCGCCCGCGCCAACGCGCTCCGAGTTCCAGCGCGATCGCGATCGCATCGTGCACTCCACGGCGTTTCGGCGGTTGGTCTACAAGACGCAGGTTTTTCTGAACCACGAAGGTGATCTGTTCCGTACGCGGCTCACGCATTCGCTGGAAGTGGCGCAGCTCGGTCGTTCGATTGCGCGCTCGTTGTGGCTTAACGAAGATCTGGTCGAAGCCATCTGTCTGGCGCACGACCTGGGGCACACGCCGTTTGGCCATGCAGGACAGGATGCGCTCAACGAATGCATGAAGGACTACGGCGGCTTCGAGCACAACCTGCAGAGCCTGCGCGTGGTCGATATGCTGGAAGAGCGCTATCCGGATTACGACGGCATCAACCTCACGTTCGAGACGCGCGAAGGCATTCTCAAGCATTGCTCGCGGCGCAATGCGGAGCTGATCGAGCAGCGCGAGCCGCATGGTGTGGGCGAGCGCTTTCTGCGCGGCTGGCAGCCGAGTCTCGAAGCGCAGCTGTGCAACCTCGCCGATGAGATCGCCTACAACGCGCACGATGTGGATGACGGTGTGCGCTCGGGGCTCATCAGCATGGAGCAGCTGTGTTCCGTGCCGCTGTTCGAGCGCTATCGCTTGCAGACCTTGGCGGACTATCCACAACTGCAGGCCGAATCCGGCCAGCGCCGGCTGCTCAACGAAGCCATTCGCCGCATGCTCAGTGATCAGGTGTACGACGTGATTCAAGCGACATCGCAAGCCATCGCCGAGCATGCACCGCGTACGGTGGACGATGTGCGCAATGGGCCTTCGCTGGTGCATTTCTCCGACGCGATGCGCTCCGAATCTCTGGCGCTCAAGCAGTTTTTGTTTCGCGAGCTGTATCGCCATGCGCAGGTGATGAGCACCATGGTGCACGCGCAGCAGGTGGTCAAGGAACTGTTTGCGATCTATTTCGAGAAGCCCTCCGAGATGCCCGCTGCACAGGCTTCGCAAGCGCAGGCGGGCGATGTGCTCAAGCGCGCCCGCGTGGTGGCGGACTTCATCGCGGGCATGACCGACCGTTATGCAGGCCGCGAACATGAGCGCCTGACGGGCGAGCGATTGCTCAACGCCTGA
- a CDS encoding Ig domain-containing protein yields the protein MKTIFRLSSLLVAATLVACGGGGGSGGESAQQYSITLRADKTQLPLNANPGQNGPATGAYAQYTTTLYVSAESGGKPIPGGEDIFACNTAAGLDSGALYYLDGNPSHETDGVPNAYRSVTLGSNSGGNSFHFHAGTQAGTARVTCTVTDPRDKKQYAASVDITVGAATGKAAWVTQRAQAGVTLGTQLNASNLPSSVAVQANIFDDANQAIANPTAANLQLSIRPTTAAATGAKLSWGTQVGSVLQISSIGGVGTFALRSGANAGPILLEAVTDRADNNVANGIQDPISSLLIVTANAEVASSNPLTISTTPIDDATLATPYSFVLSATGGNAPYTWSSSGALPPGLSLSSTGLISGVPSANVTGTYKFVLTVTDAIGKTATQNVTMTVGGTPTYTPLNITLSGCSSDLSTACALPDATSGAQYVYAFSATGGDPTKAITWTVQPAGWLTMNASGNSGVLSGTPTSPTAVGNGIACNQYTYVVTATQGTTLTSTRKVTVNVTNCPAIVTPPTTGTGTTTTGP from the coding sequence CCTCTGAATGCCAATCCAGGACAGAATGGTCCTGCTACAGGGGCCTATGCTCAATACACAACCACTCTTTATGTGAGTGCGGAGTCTGGAGGAAAGCCCATTCCAGGAGGAGAAGATATTTTTGCTTGCAACACTGCAGCAGGGCTGGATTCTGGGGCCTTGTACTATTTGGACGGAAATCCATCACACGAAACAGACGGTGTCCCAAACGCATATCGTTCCGTCACCTTGGGCTCCAACTCGGGTGGAAACTCTTTCCACTTTCACGCAGGTACGCAAGCAGGTACGGCGCGCGTTACATGCACGGTCACCGATCCGCGTGACAAGAAACAATATGCTGCCAGCGTAGACATCACGGTTGGTGCAGCAACTGGTAAGGCCGCTTGGGTCACCCAGCGTGCGCAAGCCGGTGTGACTCTTGGTACGCAACTGAATGCAAGCAATCTGCCAAGCAGTGTGGCAGTTCAGGCAAACATCTTTGATGATGCCAATCAGGCTATCGCCAACCCAACAGCCGCCAACTTGCAACTCAGCATTCGTCCAACGACCGCTGCGGCCACCGGTGCCAAGCTGTCGTGGGGAACTCAAGTAGGTAGCGTCTTGCAGATTTCGAGCATCGGTGGCGTCGGCACATTTGCACTTCGAAGTGGCGCAAATGCAGGTCCGATCCTGCTTGAGGCTGTGACGGACCGCGCGGATAACAATGTGGCCAACGGTATTCAGGATCCCATTTCCTCACTTTTGATTGTCACGGCCAATGCAGAAGTGGCATCATCCAACCCGCTGACCATTTCGACAACCCCAATCGACGATGCAACGCTTGCCACACCATATAGTTTCGTCCTGAGCGCCACTGGTGGTAATGCGCCATATACATGGTCCAGTTCCGGCGCTCTGCCTCCTGGGTTGTCGTTGAGCAGTACTGGTTTGATTTCTGGTGTCCCGTCTGCCAATGTCACTGGCACATACAAGTTTGTGCTGACCGTCACTGACGCTATAGGCAAGACTGCCACACAGAATGTGACGATGACAGTGGGTGGAACTCCGACATACACGCCTTTGAATATCACACTGAGCGGCTGCTCCTCCGATCTCTCAACAGCTTGCGCGCTTCCGGATGCGACCAGCGGTGCTCAATACGTCTACGCGTTCTCGGCAACCGGTGGTGATCCAACCAAGGCCATTACCTGGACCGTGCAGCCAGCAGGTTGGTTGACGATGAATGCATCGGGCAATTCGGGTGTGCTTTCGGGTACTCCCACATCGCCTACAGCGGTAGGGAACGGTATTGCATGCAATCAGTACACCTATGTTGTTACAGCGACTCAGGGTACTACTTTGACAAGCACACGCAAGGTAACGGTCAATGTGACGAATTGCCCTGCAATCGTTACACCGCCAACAACAGGTACAGGCACTACTACAACTGGGCCTTGA
- a CDS encoding alkaline phosphatase: MNRKLLCSALTCSAVLLSACGGGGGIVHPESDTKKNVLFFLGDGMGITTLTAARIYSVGEDGELTMDKLPETAFVHTYSNDAQVTDSAPSMAAYMTGVKMNNEVISMTADTKATDASGKPYHTNFDSTCPTTNGKAVPTLLEQMKAAGYGTGVVSTTRITHATPAATYSHVCHRDAENTIAAALVPAGKGYNAALGDGVDVIFGGGSSYFTPKADGGKRNDARNLMTELKAQKYSVAASKADFDKLPVDGSKVVGLFTKDHMAYDLDRDASKEPSLAEMTGKAIDVLAAKKKNFFLMVEGGRIDHALHATNARRALQDTVAFDDAIKAALAKMEKLDPGLKNTLVVVTADHDHTMHLNGYAQRTGKTEAGKPGILGLVKNYVDGKASTDVGGNPYTILGFGNGPNRPAARAAINEASLESRDYLQEAVVPLATETHGGADVFLGAQGAGADSFSGVIENTDVFKLIKKSINL, encoded by the coding sequence ATGAATCGGAAATTGCTGTGCAGTGCGCTGACCTGCAGCGCCGTGCTGTTGAGCGCCTGCGGTGGTGGTGGCGGCATTGTTCATCCCGAGAGCGACACGAAGAAGAACGTGCTGTTCTTTCTGGGTGATGGCATGGGCATCACGACCCTGACCGCCGCGCGCATTTACAGCGTCGGGGAAGACGGTGAGCTCACCATGGACAAGCTCCCCGAAACCGCGTTCGTTCACACCTACTCCAATGACGCGCAAGTCACGGACAGCGCGCCGTCGATGGCAGCCTACATGACTGGTGTGAAGATGAACAACGAAGTCATCTCCATGACGGCCGACACCAAGGCCACCGACGCGAGCGGCAAGCCTTATCACACGAATTTCGACAGCACCTGCCCCACCACCAATGGCAAAGCGGTGCCGACGTTGCTGGAGCAAATGAAGGCTGCGGGTTATGGCACGGGCGTGGTCAGCACGACGCGCATCACGCATGCCACGCCTGCCGCAACCTATTCGCACGTCTGCCATCGTGATGCGGAAAACACCATTGCCGCAGCGCTGGTGCCCGCAGGCAAGGGCTACAACGCGGCGCTGGGGGATGGCGTGGATGTCATCTTTGGTGGTGGCTCCAGCTACTTCACCCCCAAGGCCGATGGTGGCAAGCGCAACGATGCCCGCAACCTGATGACCGAGTTGAAGGCGCAGAAGTACAGCGTTGCCGCCAGCAAGGCCGACTTCGACAAGCTTCCGGTGGATGGCAGCAAAGTGGTGGGCCTGTTCACCAAGGATCACATGGCCTACGACCTGGATCGCGATGCGAGCAAGGAGCCGAGCCTCGCCGAAATGACGGGCAAGGCCATCGATGTGCTTGCGGCCAAGAAGAAAAATTTCTTCCTGATGGTGGAGGGTGGTCGTATCGACCACGCGCTTCATGCCACCAACGCGCGCCGTGCACTGCAGGATACCGTGGCGTTCGACGATGCCATCAAGGCCGCTTTGGCGAAAATGGAAAAGCTCGATCCCGGACTGAAGAACACGCTGGTGGTGGTGACGGCCGATCACGACCACACCATGCATCTCAACGGTTATGCGCAGCGTACCGGCAAGACGGAAGCCGGCAAGCCCGGCATTCTGGGGCTGGTGAAGAACTACGTGGATGGCAAGGCGTCCACGGACGTTGGCGGCAATCCGTACACCATTCTGGGCTTCGGCAACGGACCGAACCGCCCGGCGGCTCGCGCTGCCATCAACGAGGCGTCGCTTGAGAGCCGCGACTATCTGCAGGAAGCGGTGGTGCCGCTGGCCACCGAGACCCATGGCGGAGCCGATGTTTTTCTGGGCGCGCAGGGGGCCGGTGCCGATTCCTTCTCGGGTGTGATCGAGAACACCGACGTGTTCAAGCTCATCAAGAAGAGCATCAATCTGTGA
- the aroB gene encoding 3-dehydroquinate synthase — MSSPTVHSNISSSHAFSQVDIDLGDRSYPIQIGGHLLEGLNGNPALPKATSAFIVTNETVAPLYADKLKQSIASHYKNVHTVVLPDGEEYKTWQTLQKIFDALLENGADRKAVLFALGGGVIGDMTGFAAASYMRGVPFVQVPTTLLSQVDSSVGGKTAINHPLGKNMIGAFYQPQLVVCDLDTLDTLPARELAAGIGEIIKYGPIYDMEFFSWLEENMDALLQRDRAALAHAVKRSCEIKAWVVSQDERESGLRAILNFGHTFGHAIEAGMGYGAWLHGEGVAAGMVMAAELSKRLGLVDEAFVLRLRRLIERAGLPVRGPRIDADDNAGRYLKLMRIDKKSEAGEIRFVLIDGPGKAIMRPAPDALVREVIDANCD; from the coding sequence ATGTCCAGTCCCACCGTGCACTCCAACATTTCCTCATCTCATGCGTTTTCGCAGGTCGATATTGACTTGGGTGATCGCAGCTATCCGATTCAAATCGGTGGGCATCTACTGGAAGGGTTGAACGGCAACCCGGCTTTGCCCAAAGCGACGTCGGCATTCATCGTGACCAATGAGACGGTTGCGCCTTTGTATGCGGACAAGCTCAAGCAGTCGATTGCTTCGCATTACAAGAACGTGCACACGGTCGTTCTCCCCGATGGCGAGGAGTACAAGACCTGGCAAACATTGCAGAAGATCTTCGACGCGCTGCTCGAAAATGGCGCTGACCGCAAAGCCGTGTTGTTTGCGCTCGGTGGTGGCGTCATCGGCGATATGACAGGCTTTGCTGCTGCCAGCTACATGCGCGGCGTGCCTTTTGTGCAGGTGCCGACGACGCTGCTTTCGCAGGTGGATTCTTCCGTGGGCGGCAAGACGGCCATCAACCATCCGCTGGGCAAGAACATGATCGGCGCTTTCTACCAGCCGCAGTTGGTGGTGTGCGATCTGGATACGCTTGACACCTTGCCTGCGCGCGAGTTGGCGGCGGGGATTGGCGAGATCATCAAGTACGGGCCGATCTACGACATGGAGTTTTTCTCTTGGCTCGAAGAGAACATGGACGCCTTGCTGCAGCGCGACCGTGCGGCGCTTGCGCATGCGGTCAAGCGCAGTTGCGAGATCAAGGCCTGGGTGGTGAGCCAAGACGAGCGCGAGTCCGGGCTGCGTGCGATTCTGAATTTCGGCCACACCTTTGGTCATGCGATTGAAGCAGGCATGGGTTATGGTGCGTGGCTGCATGGCGAAGGCGTTGCGGCCGGGATGGTGATGGCAGCGGAGTTGTCCAAGCGACTTGGTCTGGTGGATGAGGCCTTTGTGCTGCGTCTGCGTCGCCTGATCGAGCGCGCGGGGCTGCCGGTGCGCGGTCCGCGCATTGATGCCGACGACAACGCAGGTCGTTATCTGAAACTGATGCGCATCGACAAGAAATCGGAAGCGGGCGAGATTCGCTTTGTGCTGATCGACGGGCCCGGCAAGGCCATCATGCGACCCGCGCCGGATGCGCTAGTTCGTGAAGTGATCGACGCCAACTGCGACTGA
- a CDS encoding DUF1415 domain-containing protein: MSEENHSTPSTDSALAARDSQVVADTVNWLEKAVIGLNLCPFAKGVHVKGQIHYVVSHATDARALAEDLHRELEALAEISAEKRDTTLLMAPDCLEDFLDFNDFLELADDMVEALDLGGILQVASFHPQFQFDGTDVDDVSNCTNRTPYPTLHLLREDSIDNAVEAFPEAEEIFERNIDVLEKLGKSGWDALDVGAHACPHMQQQQTKA; the protein is encoded by the coding sequence ATGTCCGAAGAGAACCACTCAACGCCTTCCACAGATTCCGCCTTGGCCGCGCGCGACAGCCAGGTCGTCGCCGACACCGTCAACTGGCTTGAAAAGGCCGTGATCGGTCTGAATCTGTGCCCGTTCGCGAAGGGCGTGCATGTGAAGGGGCAGATCCACTACGTCGTGAGCCACGCCACGGATGCGCGCGCCTTGGCGGAAGACCTGCACCGCGAGCTCGAAGCACTCGCCGAAATCTCTGCAGAAAAGCGCGACACCACCTTGTTGATGGCGCCGGACTGTCTTGAGGATTTTCTGGACTTCAACGATTTTCTGGAGCTGGCCGACGACATGGTCGAAGCGCTCGATCTTGGCGGCATTCTGCAGGTGGCTTCGTTCCATCCGCAGTTCCAGTTCGACGGCACCGATGTGGACGACGTGAGCAACTGCACGAACCGCACGCCTTATCCCACGCTGCATCTGCTGCGCGAAGACAGCATCGACAACGCGGTGGAAGCGTTCCCCGAAGCCGAAGAAATCTTCGAGCGCAATATCGACGTGCTGGAGAAGCTGGGCAAGTCAGGTTGGGATGCGCTCGACGTCGGCGCGCATGCCTGCCCGCATATGCAGCAACAGCAGACAAAGGCGTGA
- a CDS encoding SAM-dependent methyltransferase, protein MATKQKNPHAPDVQKHASKAEAAKAAVLAELRPGQSIELLKELHILTREGQLNQDSRRKLKQVYHLYQFIEPLLTELAANDHAPTLADHGAGKSYLGFILYDLFFKQLGRGEIYGIEWRAELVERSRELAKQLTFGRMKFFNLSVAASTQSQELPEQIDVITALHACDTATDDAIAFGLEKKAKAMVLVPCCQAEVAACLRQGKALQLTRTPLAELWRHPIHTRELGSQITNVLRCLYLEASGYQVTVTELVGWEHSMKNELILARYTGQKKRSAAERLAAILKEFGLQDSMAHRFAQLPASVVSPE, encoded by the coding sequence ATGGCGACCAAGCAAAAGAATCCACACGCGCCCGACGTGCAAAAGCATGCCAGCAAAGCCGAAGCCGCCAAGGCTGCGGTGCTCGCCGAACTGCGTCCGGGCCAGTCGATCGAGCTCCTCAAGGAACTGCACATTCTCACGCGCGAAGGCCAGTTGAATCAGGATTCGCGTCGCAAGCTCAAGCAGGTCTATCACCTCTATCAGTTCATCGAACCACTGTTGACCGAACTGGCGGCCAACGATCACGCACCCACGCTGGCGGACCACGGTGCGGGCAAGTCGTATCTGGGCTTCATCCTCTATGACCTGTTCTTCAAGCAACTCGGTCGCGGCGAAATCTATGGCATCGAATGGCGCGCGGAACTGGTGGAGCGCTCGCGCGAGTTGGCCAAGCAACTGACGTTCGGGCGCATGAAGTTCTTCAACCTTTCGGTCGCCGCATCCACGCAGTCGCAGGAATTGCCCGAGCAGATCGATGTGATCACCGCACTGCATGCCTGCGATACCGCGACCGACGACGCCATTGCATTCGGTCTGGAAAAGAAGGCCAAGGCTATGGTGCTCGTGCCCTGCTGTCAGGCCGAAGTGGCCGCCTGCCTTCGCCAAGGCAAGGCGCTGCAGCTTACGCGCACGCCACTTGCGGAACTCTGGCGGCACCCCATCCACACGCGCGAATTGGGCAGTCAGATCACCAACGTGCTGCGTTGCCTGTATCTGGAAGCCAGCGGCTACCAAGTCACCGTGACCGAGCTGGTCGGCTGGGAACACAGCATGAAAAACGAGCTGATTCTGGCGCGCTACACCGGTCAGAAAAAGCGCAGCGCGGCAGAGCGCCTGGCGGCGATCCTCAAGGAGTTCGGTCTGCAGGATTCGATGGCACATCGCTTCGCGCAATTGCCAGCGAGCGTCGTCAGCCCGGAATGA